The following are encoded in a window of Oncorhynchus mykiss isolate Arlee chromosome 11, USDA_OmykA_1.1, whole genome shotgun sequence genomic DNA:
- the LOC110536622 gene encoding protein atonal homolog 1-like, protein MDVISVEEWSKGAKMCEVQHSKMERGEQSEYPSSLALMDSSDPRAWLAPMQSGTCAAHADYLLHSPSSSLEGGFPTSGHSPNFRKSSNSPLKVRDLCRLKGSVSAEEGRQRAPSNPGNVVQKVRRQAANARERRRMHGLNHAFDELRSVIPAFDNDKKLSKYDTLQMAQIYINALADLLQGPGVDSPKCDLLSATESPRGSSASASTCQRDAGTGLPVQLNGIPFPVEDCSFSTLMEQEMRSPSGTPSSSSESRKDSLQSNRSDGEFSPHSHFSDSDEMQMELLSEDELSELKLSSLHKY, encoded by the coding sequence atggatgtTATCAGTGTTGAGGAATGGAGCAAAGGCGCAAAGATGTGCGAGGTGCAGCACTCAAAAATGGAGAGGGGGGAGCAGAGCGAGTACCCATCAAGTCTGGCACTCATGGACAGCAGTGACCCACGCGCCTGGCTGGCTCCCATGCAGTCTGGCACCTGTGCGGCACACGCCGACTACCTGCTGCACTCGCCCAGCTCCAGCTTGGAAGGCGGGTTCCCCACATCCGGCCACAGCCCAAATTTTAGAAAGAGTTCCAATAGTCCGCTCAAAGTGCGGGACTTGTGTCGGCTAAAGGGATCGGTAAGCGCCGAGGAGGGCAGACAGAGAGCTCCATCCAATCCCGGTAACGTTGTGCAGAAGGTGAGGCGCCAGGCAGCCAACGCGCGGGAGAGGAGACGGATGCATGGCTTGAACCATGCCTTTGACGAGCTGCGCAGTGTCATCCCTGCTTTCGACAATGACAAAAAGCTTTCCAAATACGATACCCTGCAGATGGCCCAGATCTACATAAACGCGCTGGCGGACCTGCTCCAGGGTCCCGGTGTGGACTCGCCAAAGTGTGACCTGTTGTCCGCCACGGAGAGTCCCCGGGGATCCTCCGCCTCCGCCTCCACCTGCCAAAGGGACGCAGGCACTGGGCTACCGGTCCAGCTTAACGGGATCCCATTCCCAGTCGAAGACTGCTCGTTCTCTACTTTGATGGAGCAAGAAATGCGGTCTCCCTCGGGGACACCCAGTTCCAGCTCTGAGAGCAGAAAGGACTCCCTCCAGTCGAACCGCAGTGACGGCGAGTTCTCCCCGCACTCCCATTTCAGTGACTCGGATGAGATGCAGATGGAGCTCCTGAGCGAAGATGAGCTCTCTGAACTTAAGCTTTCCAGCCTTCACAAATATTGA